In one Candidatus Nitronereus thalassa genomic region, the following are encoded:
- the asnB gene encoding asparagine synthase (glutamine-hydrolyzing), whose protein sequence is MCGILGAVGVKEKFDLDFAKAGIDTMANRGPNDTGFWSEGDASLAHCRLSVLDPTSAGHQPMVSPDQRYVLVFNGEIYNFRELREELSDTCSDWRSNSDSEVLLIAYARWGKEFLQHLTGMFALGIWDREKKSLFLARDRIGVKPLYYASYKGGLIFSSRPSALFAYCPKLSTSINIEGLALYLEAGYFPSPFTLYSSVCKLPAGHWLEYCTGKTETGSYWSPLFIEPVDNWMCRAENEVLDELDCLMTKSVRSRLVSDVPLGAFLSGGIDSSLVVALMRKVRNDPIKTFTIGFHEPQYDESRHAQAVANLLGTDHHQEVLSVDDLLALVPSFHQHFDEPFFDSSAFPALAVSRLARKEVTVVLGGDGGDELFGGYHYYSILRRLESFYRFPQMMRAGLARLLSRVPSHKCRLLASVLGEPDALHAFRFMRSIKKDFGWVLSKDVSPETNLDQVFFQTIEQMPKNLSAVECAMRLDLSHVLPEEYLQKTDLSSMAYSLEAREPLLDHELVEWSLKLPLSFKLRGGTSKYLLRRLASRYLPEEIINRPKQGFAVPIDRWLRGPLQEWARERIDDSKLYDRFSLDRNQVLKLFDLHLSGQRDVHPRLWAILMLVPFA, encoded by the coding sequence ATGTGTGGAATTCTTGGGGCAGTGGGAGTTAAGGAAAAATTCGATTTAGACTTTGCAAAAGCTGGGATTGACACCATGGCGAATCGTGGTCCCAATGATACTGGTTTTTGGAGTGAGGGTGATGCATCATTGGCTCACTGCCGATTGTCTGTCCTTGACCCAACCTCTGCCGGTCACCAGCCTATGGTCTCTCCTGACCAACGGTATGTGTTGGTCTTCAATGGAGAAATATACAACTTCCGGGAGTTGCGTGAAGAACTTTCAGATACTTGTTCTGATTGGCGAAGTAATTCAGATTCTGAAGTGCTCCTGATTGCGTATGCTCGATGGGGTAAGGAGTTTTTGCAACACCTTACGGGTATGTTCGCTCTAGGTATTTGGGACAGAGAGAAAAAGTCTCTTTTTCTTGCCCGAGATCGAATCGGAGTCAAGCCTCTATATTACGCTTCGTATAAAGGAGGATTAATTTTTTCATCCCGTCCCAGTGCGCTTTTTGCCTACTGTCCTAAACTCTCAACGTCAATAAATATTGAAGGCCTGGCACTTTACCTTGAAGCCGGCTACTTTCCTTCGCCGTTTACCTTGTATTCATCGGTTTGTAAACTCCCGGCTGGGCATTGGCTAGAATATTGTACCGGCAAAACCGAGACTGGCTCTTACTGGAGTCCTCTCTTTATCGAGCCTGTTGATAATTGGATGTGTCGTGCTGAAAATGAGGTGCTTGATGAGCTTGACTGTTTAATGACAAAAAGTGTGCGTTCTAGGTTGGTGAGTGATGTCCCCCTAGGCGCATTTCTCTCTGGTGGAATTGATAGTTCATTAGTTGTGGCCCTCATGAGAAAAGTAAGAAACGATCCAATAAAAACTTTTACCATTGGGTTTCATGAACCTCAGTATGATGAAAGTCGGCATGCTCAAGCAGTGGCCAATCTGCTTGGTACCGATCATCACCAAGAAGTGTTATCGGTAGATGACTTACTTGCACTTGTCCCATCGTTCCATCAACACTTCGATGAACCATTTTTTGACAGCTCTGCCTTTCCAGCACTTGCGGTTTCTCGATTAGCAAGAAAGGAGGTTACGGTTGTACTTGGTGGGGATGGTGGTGATGAGTTGTTTGGTGGGTACCATTATTATTCGATACTTAGACGTTTGGAATCCTTTTACCGATTTCCTCAAATGATGCGCGCTGGGCTTGCGAGGTTGCTATCTCGTGTTCCATCCCATAAATGCCGGCTTCTTGCGTCAGTGTTGGGAGAGCCAGATGCATTGCACGCCTTCAGGTTTATGCGAAGTATCAAGAAAGATTTTGGATGGGTGTTGTCTAAAGATGTTTCTCCTGAAACGAATCTCGATCAGGTGTTCTTTCAGACTATAGAACAAATGCCGAAAAATTTATCTGCAGTCGAATGTGCGATGCGGCTTGACCTTTCCCATGTGTTACCTGAAGAGTATCTGCAGAAAACTGACCTTTCAAGTATGGCCTACTCACTGGAGGCGCGGGAACCACTTCTGGATCATGAGCTTGTGGAATGGAGCCTGAAATTACCGCTTTCTTTTAAGTTGCGTGGGGGCACAAGTAAGTATCTGTTGCGCCGTCTCGCCAGTCGATACCTGCCAGAAGAAATAATTAATCGACCGAAACAGGGTTTTGCCGTTCCTATCGATCGATGGTTGCGTGGACCACTACAAGAGTGGGCCCGCGAGCGTATTGACGATTCCAAGTTGTATGATCGGTTCTCCCTTGATCGAAACCAGGTCTTGAAGCTCTTCGATCTCCATCTTTCAGGGCAGCGAGATGTTCACCCTCGGCTTTGGGCTATTCTGATGCTTGTGCCATTTGCCTAG
- a CDS encoding glycosyltransferase, with product MSIKLDIDSGLLYLFSGNFIAPFILSELGDLSVIKARAIWLAPGLDHPVYKRFADFFCELFEHFEALDYRAIYLKEGQVALERQIESWVKKWKPQLALFSQFPNSYSYLTPEFLARLRKCTTVTGFGFDDEIYFEQAKWFYQSCSAVITTDIAGSEWLKQLGIPAYLAQMQQPQPKRAAPPVLEDIPVSFVGDMSKPGRRKYVEHLQSHGIPVLEFGLSSRGGKITDSQVFDVFSRSKINLNFTGTNPPKWILREDPLRVRFGQIKGRPFELAEMGKFCLCEWSPCVDYWFQSDVEIGVFRNPDDLVCQVRRFLNDDSLRHRIITSCRERYESDLAPTVQFTRLFNAILSQKTNLVLGAVMTSSRVFYYSMGRSRGIAMLYALCRMSPLRAMQECFSPWSTHKGYWKGLFDAVIETLKYRLFKL from the coding sequence TTGAGTATCAAGTTGGATATCGATTCTGGTTTATTGTATTTATTTTCTGGTAATTTTATTGCGCCATTTATTTTATCGGAATTGGGGGATTTGTCAGTGATCAAGGCTCGCGCCATTTGGCTAGCTCCTGGTTTAGATCATCCAGTCTATAAACGATTTGCAGATTTTTTTTGTGAACTCTTTGAGCACTTTGAGGCCCTTGACTATAGAGCTATCTACCTAAAGGAGGGGCAGGTTGCGTTGGAGAGGCAAATCGAATCCTGGGTGAAAAAATGGAAACCTCAATTGGCGCTATTCAGTCAGTTTCCCAACAGCTATTCTTACCTCACCCCAGAATTTCTTGCCAGACTTAGGAAGTGCACTACTGTTACTGGGTTTGGATTTGATGATGAGATTTACTTTGAGCAGGCAAAATGGTTTTACCAATCGTGTAGTGCAGTGATCACAACAGATATTGCAGGTTCCGAGTGGCTAAAGCAGTTGGGGATCCCAGCATACTTGGCACAAATGCAACAACCTCAACCAAAGCGGGCTGCCCCACCCGTTTTGGAAGACATCCCGGTCTCATTTGTTGGGGACATGTCAAAACCTGGCCGTAGGAAATATGTGGAACATCTCCAATCTCACGGCATTCCCGTTTTAGAATTTGGCCTTTCCAGCCGTGGGGGGAAAATAACTGACAGTCAAGTATTTGATGTTTTTTCCAGGAGTAAAATCAACCTCAATTTTACTGGTACAAATCCCCCGAAGTGGATTCTTCGGGAAGATCCTTTGCGTGTCAGATTTGGCCAAATAAAAGGGCGTCCATTTGAACTTGCGGAAATGGGAAAATTTTGCCTTTGCGAGTGGTCCCCCTGCGTTGATTATTGGTTTCAATCAGACGTTGAAATTGGTGTCTTTCGAAATCCAGATGATCTGGTCTGTCAAGTTCGCCGCTTCCTTAACGATGATTCTCTTCGTCATAGAATCATTACTTCTTGCCGAGAACGCTATGAGTCTGATCTGGCTCCAACGGTTCAGTTTACTCGCCTATTTAACGCGATACTTTCACAAAAGACCAACTTAGTGTTGGGTGCCGTGATGACAAGCTCACGAGTATTTTATTACAGCATGGGGCGTTCTCGTGGTATTGCCATGCTGTATGCGCTTTGCCGGATGTCTCCGCTTCGCGCGATGCAAGAATGCTTCTCACCCTGGTCGACACATAAAGGGTACTGGAAGGGCTTATTTGATGCAGTGATAGAAACCTTGAAATATCGACTTTTTAAACTATAA
- a CDS encoding 2OG-Fe(II) oxygenase — protein MNSRSNVPPISLNVGSRRQFNDYGMAVIEQALPELIAEDVRMKFQGAEYERIEQIREHHYEHVFKTDSPYLPKAGEHYIARFWRSPSLESGKSLNQFFENYIRPIVQDISGTHFEKVDLRAYKMTDGDQYRVHIDDYAGPVGFIYYLSKNWKWDWGGILMTADGDNMVPSLPKFNQLILLNHGKRRPPHMVTPIASFAAEPRYVLVGFLS, from the coding sequence ATGAATAGTCGGTCTAATGTTCCTCCAATATCTCTTAATGTTGGAAGTCGTCGTCAATTTAACGATTATGGCATGGCTGTGATTGAGCAGGCGTTGCCTGAGTTGATTGCCGAAGACGTTCGCATGAAGTTCCAGGGGGCTGAGTATGAGCGAATCGAGCAAATTCGTGAACATCATTATGAACATGTATTCAAAACCGATTCCCCGTATCTCCCAAAAGCTGGGGAACATTATATTGCAAGGTTTTGGCGTTCGCCATCTCTTGAGTCTGGGAAATCCCTCAATCAGTTTTTCGAAAATTATATACGGCCAATAGTTCAAGATATCTCAGGGACGCATTTTGAAAAAGTTGATCTTCGGGCATACAAAATGACCGATGGAGATCAGTACCGTGTTCATATTGACGATTACGCAGGGCCGGTAGGATTTATTTACTATCTTAGCAAAAATTGGAAGTGGGATTGGGGTGGAATTCTCATGACAGCTGATGGCGATAACATGGTCCCATCCCTTCCAAAATTCAATCAGTTGATCCTGTTGAATCATGGAAAGAGGCGACCGCCCCATATGGTGACACCGATAGCCTCATTTGCTGCTGAGCCGAGATATGTGCTGGTAGGTTTTTTAAGTTAG
- a CDS encoding glycosyltransferase family 1 protein: protein MRIGINATFRMHGGGVGHLRNLLASWSRTGIDRRHHIVLFTRPENIPYIQAYLSESIEVHSIGRHSITSIEKVLWEQITFPWLLRSSKLDVLLCPGNVVPLLSPVPTVVAFRNAAPFCSGVNIKLVGLLGWLNLKVLGTIMRLSARSARRVIFVSQYFKNLFVDRYGFQENRGDILYHGRDDVQFNQLYPSRDEDLVIQAPYILCVSHLQRYKNLSALIKAYSLAKEALQSKELRLVIVGKPESEDYFSSLKRMVECHHLTSWVIFTGNVPHEAIPRLMAECRFFLFQSMCENCPNSLIEALSAGLPIACSNASVMPEIAGDAALYFDPSIPEEIANALITLAENSSLCSELRAKALTQSQKFPTWDQVGLNTLETLDLAVHNL, encoded by the coding sequence ATGAGAATTGGAATTAATGCTACGTTCCGCATGCACGGAGGAGGAGTTGGACATCTTCGTAACTTACTAGCGTCTTGGTCGAGAACTGGTATCGACAGGCGACACCATATAGTCCTCTTTACTCGTCCTGAAAACATTCCTTATATACAGGCCTATCTGAGTGAGTCCATCGAAGTACATTCGATAGGTCGTCATTCCATCACCTCTATTGAAAAGGTATTATGGGAGCAAATCACTTTCCCATGGCTTTTGAGATCGTCAAAACTTGATGTGCTCCTGTGTCCAGGAAATGTCGTTCCCTTGCTGAGTCCTGTGCCAACCGTAGTTGCATTTCGTAATGCTGCTCCATTTTGTTCTGGCGTTAATATTAAGTTAGTAGGGCTCCTAGGGTGGCTAAACCTTAAAGTGCTAGGCACAATCATGCGTTTATCTGCTCGATCTGCAAGGCGAGTGATTTTTGTCTCTCAATATTTTAAGAATTTATTTGTTGACCGCTATGGGTTTCAGGAAAATCGAGGGGATATACTTTATCATGGACGGGATGATGTGCAATTTAATCAATTATATCCATCCCGGGATGAGGATTTAGTTATTCAAGCTCCATACATTTTGTGTGTCTCTCATTTGCAACGCTACAAGAATCTTTCGGCTCTTATTAAAGCGTATTCTTTAGCCAAAGAGGCACTTCAGAGTAAAGAACTTCGTCTTGTAATTGTCGGCAAACCAGAAAGTGAGGACTATTTCTCAAGTCTAAAGCGTATGGTTGAATGCCACCATCTTACAAGTTGGGTCATTTTTACGGGAAATGTTCCACACGAAGCTATTCCAAGACTAATGGCAGAATGTCGATTTTTTTTGTTCCAATCTATGTGTGAAAATTGTCCCAACAGTCTTATTGAAGCCCTTTCGGCCGGTTTGCCCATAGCCTGTTCGAACGCGTCAGTTATGCCGGAAATTGCGGGCGATGCAGCCTTGTATTTTGATCCATCAATCCCTGAAGAAATTGCGAATGCATTGATTACTTTGGCAGAAAACTCTTCCCTATGTAGTGAACTTCGGGCCAAGGCGCTGACGCAATCCCAAAAGTTTCCTACCTGGGATCAAGTTGGTTTGAATACACTTGAGACCCTTGATCTCGCGGTCCACAACCTTTAA